AGTCGTGGCCGATCCGCAGGTGAAGCTCCAGGCGCAGGCCATTTCGCAGTCCGATGCGCCCAGCTCCCCCTTTGACACGCCTCTCTTTACCGCCATCGAAAAAGCCTCGGCCAAGGTATTCCCGGGAGCGGTCATCACTCCCTACATGTCCACCTGGGGAACCGATTCCGTCGAACTCCGCTTGAAAGGCGTGGTGGCCTACGGGTTGCTTCCCTTTCCGCTCACCGACCAGCAGATCGCCGGTTACCATGCCGACAATGAACGCATCCCGCTTGATTCTTTTCGCGAAGGCTGCCGCTATCTCTTCGAGATTGTGCGCGAGTTTGTGAGCAGCCCATAAACCCGCCGGGCCATCAGAGCGCGCCGGGAATCGTCTGCTGACGATGATTTCTCGATCCTCGGGTTGCTCCGACTCTCCCCTCCCCTTATCCTTATCCCTTGAGCGGGGGTCGCGCAGGCGGGCGTCCCCGGCACCACGAACTTCATGAAGCTGCATACCATCGGCCGCCGCTGATACCCGCGATCGGTCTAGCCACCTTGTAAGTGCTACTTTCTCGAGTTTCGATTCTCTAGTTCACCCATCCGCCCGGGCGGCGATCTCCGCGCTCGCCGTCTCTTTCGCGCATATAAACCTCAAATTTTCGCCGCAATCGTTGCCGCTTCCAATCGTAGAAGTTATTGCGCAGGCGATACCACCAGAGATTGCCGCGCAGGTAGGCAAAGCCAAAAATCATCCCGCCGAGATGGGAGATGTGGCTGATGTTGTCGCCGCTGGCCCCAAGCGAGCCGAAAAAGGCAATGGCGCCGATGATGAACACGTAGATCCGCATCGGGAGCGTCACCGGAAACGGGATCAGCCAGACCTGGCGGTCAGGAAAGACGAGGGCCGAGGCGAGCAGGATGCCGAAGATGGCGCCGGAAGCGCCGATGGTGGGCTGGAGCGACGATCCGATGCCAGCCGGATCAGAGAGAGTCTTCACGACAATGTTGATCACAGCCGCCCCGGCGCCGGTAAGAAAGTAATAGGTGAAAAAACGACGCCGGCCCCAGGAGCGCTCGAGATCGCTGCCAAACATCCAGAGCACCAGCATGTTCAGCAGCACGTGCCATAGTCCGCCGTGCAGGAACAGGTAGGTAAACGGCTGCCAGAACCGCAAGCCGTGGGTGACGCCACGCGGCACCAGGCCGAACAACTGGATGAGCGCAAACTCGGCTTGGCCGCCGAAAAAGAGGCGCACCAGGGTTTGCAGGAGAAAAACGGCGGCGTTGGCGATGAGCAGCGCCTTGATGGCCGGGGTGAGCAGGCCGCCCCAGTTGATGCGCCGGCCGTAGGAACGCGGGAAGGAACCCATGACCTTGCAAGTCTAAATGGCAGAGAGTCCAAGAGTCAAAGAGTGGAAGGGTCTAAGAGTCCAAAAGTCGAAGAGTCACAAAGTAGCGAGGTCACGTCTTGGCCTCTTCCGGAGTGGATCTCGAGTGCCGGAGACAGGAAATCAGGTTGTACACTCCCGCGCTTGTCCGGCGACAACAAGAAGAAATCGCCTCGTAGTCCCTCTCCGCCACGTACTTCTGGTCTCGAGCAATCAAAACCTGAGCGCGCAATTCACCACCGGAACCCTTGGCAATAAAAAGCGAACGCGCGAACTCGACGTCCGTTTGCCGTTCGAATCCTTCGGCAATATTGGAGAGAATGGATATCGCCGCCCGGCGCATCCGGTCCACCAACGCGTAGTCCTTTGTAATAAGGCCTGAACGAGTGAGTTCATAGACCTGGGTGACCAGAACCCTCGCTTGCTGAAATATGTGAAGGTCTTCGAACGACTCCACTTTCGCCCGCTGTGCACTCATGGTGCTGGTTTTCGACTCTTGGACCCTTTGACTCTTGGACTGTTGGACTCTTCGTCTCTTAGACTCTTTGTCTCTTCGACTTTTCGACTCCTAGACGTTTCGACTTTATTCGAGTTTTTTGCGCCCGACAACAAACAGTACCGTCGCCATCACCGCAAAGACCAGCAGGCCAAAGACGCTGGAACTGGCCATGGCTGGCCAGTACTTCGTCCCGATGGCCACTTTCTGTTCCAGTTCGAAGCCCACAATGGCCGCCAAGATCAGGCCGCCGATGGAACCGCCGGCGATGAGCCCGGCGGCAAACAACGCGCCGCTTGAGACTTCGCCTTCCTGGCGCTTGTAGATTTTCTCTAACGACCAGTTCACCACTCCCC
The window above is part of the Candidatus Acidiferrales bacterium genome. Proteins encoded here:
- a CDS encoding four helix bundle protein; translated protein: MSAQRAKVESFEDLHIFQQARVLVTQVYELTRSGLITKDYALVDRMRRAAISILSNIAEGFERQTDVEFARSLFIAKGSGGELRAQVLIARDQKYVAERDYEAISSCCRRTSAGVYNLISCLRHSRSTPEEAKT
- a CDS encoding rhomboid family intramembrane serine protease codes for the protein MGSFPRSYGRRINWGGLLTPAIKALLIANAAVFLLQTLVRLFFGGQAEFALIQLFGLVPRGVTHGLRFWQPFTYLFLHGGLWHVLLNMLVLWMFGSDLERSWGRRRFFTYYFLTGAGAAVINIVVKTLSDPAGIGSSLQPTIGASGAIFGILLASALVFPDRQVWLIPFPVTLPMRIYVFIIGAIAFFGSLGASGDNISHISHLGGMIFGFAYLRGNLWWYRLRNNFYDWKRQRLRRKFEVYMRERDGERGDRRPGGWVN